The bacterium genomic interval CTTTGGCGAAGGTGCTCGGAATGTCGATGGCGCATATCCGCGTCATCAAGCCTCTTGTGGGGGGTGGTTTCGGCGGCAAAGATGAACCACTCTGTCATGAGATTTCCACTGCTGCGCTTGCCAGAAAAGCCGGAAGACCGGTCCGTTTGACTGTCGACCGCGAAGAGGTTTTTTACATCCATCGCGGCCGGCCCGATCAATATGTGGAAATGAAAACCGGTGTCACCAGAGACGGAAAGATCACGGCGGTCGAATGCAAAACTATCCAGGATGGTGGCGCCTACTGCAGTTACGGCATCGTCACGATTCTTTATTCGGGCGCTCTACTGGGCGCAATCTATGATATTAGTAACATGAAGTACGACGGTTATCGTGTGCTGACGAACAAGCCGGTTTGCGGAGCGATGAGAGGACACGGCACCGTAAATGTGCGATTCGCGTTTGAATCCCAGCTGGACATGATCGCGCATGAGCTCGGCATCGACCCGGCTGAAATTAGATTGCGGAATGCGCTCAAACCGAACTCGTGCACGGTAAACGATCTGCGTGTTACATCGTATGGTTACCCTGATTGCATTCAAAAAGCCGTGGAGCATTCCGGCTGGAAGGAGAAGAAAGGAAACCTGCCATACGGAAAAGGGATCGGTATAGCCGGTTCGCATTACGTGAGTGGTGCAGCTAATTCCATCTATCGTTCAAAGATGCCGCATTCCAATGTGATGCTCAAAATGGATATGGATGCGGGTGTAACCATTTTTACCGGCACATCGGAAATCGGGCAGGGTTCCGATACGATTCAAGTGCAGATCGTTGCGGAAGAGCTCGGCATCACGATCGATCGCGTGCGAATTATTTCGGCGGATTCTGATTTGACACCGATGGATCTGGGGAGCTATTCGAGCCGTGTGACTTTCATGGCCGGCAACGCCTGTCTGGAAGCGGCGCGAGCAATGAAAGAGAAAGTGAACAAAGCGGCTTCGGAATTGTTGCAGATCCCTGCTGAAAATCTGATGAACCGGGAAAATTTTGTTTTTGATCGCGAAGATCCTTCAAAACGCGTGAGCTTTGAAGAAGCCGTGGTTCACGCGTTAGGCACACAGGGTGGAACACTGGTTACGAAAGGCTCTTACACACCCCCCAAAGCAGCGCAAGGTGGGAAATTTCACGGCGCCGGAGTGGGACCCGGTGTGGCATACAGCTATGCGGCGCAGGTTGCAGAAGTCACGGTTGATCCGGAAACAGGATTGGTTACGGTGGATCGGGTCGTTGCTGCGCACGATTGCGGGCGCGCCCTGAATCCGCTCACAGTAGAAGGTCAGATCGAAGGTTCCGTATCCATGGGACTCGGACAGGCAATACAGGAACAGATGATCTTTGATCAGGGATTGGTGATGAATCCAGGATTGCTGGAATACAGAACGCCAGGAATACTGGATTCACCAGTGATTGAGTCCATCATTGTGGAAAGCGATGAATCGGAAGGTCCGTACGGAGCCAAAGAAGCAGGCGAAGGTTCGCTCGCCGCCGTGATTCCGGCTGTCGGAAACGCGATCTTCGATGCGATCGGAGTCCGGATCACGGAACTCCCCTTCTCTCCGGAAAAAATCCTGAAAGCTTTGAAAGAGAAAAAATGAGTCTGCCTGTCTTTGAAGTTTATTTGCCCTCTTCGCTTCAGGATGCTGTCACCTTTCTTTCGGAAAATGTGCGGGACACAAAAGTGATTGCGGGTGGAACGGATCTGGTTCCAAGCCTCAAGCAAAAGTTATTCGAGCCACAATATCTGCTGGATATCAAACCAATCCAGGAATTGCACGGCATTCATGAAACGCCTGATGGCGGTGTGCGAATCGGCGCTCTAACAACGATCACCGAAATGGTGGAAAACCCATTGTTGCAGCACCACTTTTCTGTACTGCAGCAGGCAGCGGCAACTGTAGCTGGACCCAGTTTGCGAAACGTTGGAACATTAGGTGGAAATATTTGCCTGGATACGCGGTGTTACTGGTACAACCAGTCTTATTTCTGGCGGCAATCCTGTGGATTTTGCATCAAGAAGGATGGCTCTCTCTGCCACGTGGCGCCGGGAAGTAAAACTTGCTGGGCCGTGTATTCGGGCGATACAGCGGCGGCGTTGCTGACGCTTGATGCGCGGTTGAAACTGATATCCGCGCGTGGAGAAAGGCTTGTTACATTGCCTGATTTTTTCGTGAATGACGGGCTGGTGAGAAATCGAATGGAACCGGATGAAATTTTGAGCGAAGTTCACATCCCTGCAAAAGTTCGAGATTACCAGGGAGCCTATGAAAAATATCGGATTCGCGGCTCCGTGGATTACCCGCTTGCAGGCGTGGCGATAGCAATGAAAGGAGACAATGGCAGCGAGGAAGATCTTCGAGTGGCGTTAACCGCCGTAAATCCGTTACCTTTGTTATTGAAGGATCCGGTTTCATTGTTAAGGGACCGTGAAGAATTGCAAAAACTGGCGCAGCGAACCGCGAAACCCTTGAAGACATCCGCCAGCACCATGGAATATCGCCGTCACATAATTGGAATCATGTTGAAACGCGCTTTAGAAAAATTAAATTGAAAATCTTATGATTAAACATTCCGTTTGCACGATGGATTGTCCCGACACCTGCAGTCTGGATGTCGAAGTGCAGGACGAAAAAGTCATTGCGATTCGCGCCGGAAATAAGAATCCATTAACCGACGACTTCATTTGCTCCAAGATTGGCGATTTTACAAAACGGCTCTATTCGCCGGATCGTTTGCTTTATCCCATGAAACGAACCGGCGCCAAAGGATCAGGTGAATTCGAAAGAATCAGCTGGGAAGAAGCATGCAGCACAATTTGCAAACGATTCCAGCAGATCCGAAATGACTTCGGCGCCGAAGCGATCCTTCCCTTTTATTACGGCGGCTCCAATGGTGTGCTGGGACAGGAAACCGCGGATCGCGCCTTTTTTGCAAAGCTGGGCGCGTCGCGATTGGCGCTGACCGTATGCGCTGCGCCGACTTCTGCGGCTGCATCCGGAATGTACGGCAAAATGCCCGGTGTGGCGTTTGAAGACTATGTTCATGCAAAACTCATCTTGATCTGGGGCGCAAATCCCAAAGCTTCCAACATTCATCTCATCCCGATCCTCAAGAAAGCAAAAGAGGCGGGAGCGAAGATCGCGGTTGTTGATCCGAAGCTGAATTTTTCAGCGCGGGAACATGATTTGCACCTGCCGGTGTTTCCGGGAACCGATCTCGTTGTTGCTCTTGCGATGATTCATT includes:
- the hcrA gene encoding 4-hydroxybenzoyl-CoA reductase subunit alpha — translated: MVDGAAKVTGKGLYTDDLRLPGMLCSKILRSTYPHAKILLIDTSRAEKIPGVIAVLTGKEVSEKYGILPLGHDETALAVDKVRYVGEGVVAIAATTPEIADEALRAIEIVYEPLPAYLDARSSMQDPEVLIHEDKPNNIERDYHHHFGNVEEGFAHADYVRSDSFFCPRVTHAAMEPHSTVAQYDENGKLTVWTSTQTPYYLHRTLAKVLGMSMAHIRVIKPLVGGGFGGKDEPLCHEISTAALARKAGRPVRLTVDREEVFYIHRGRPDQYVEMKTGVTRDGKITAVECKTIQDGGAYCSYGIVTILYSGALLGAIYDISNMKYDGYRVLTNKPVCGAMRGHGTVNVRFAFESQLDMIAHELGIDPAEIRLRNALKPNSCTVNDLRVTSYGYPDCIQKAVEHSGWKEKKGNLPYGKGIGIAGSHYVSGAANSIYRSKMPHSNVMLKMDMDAGVTIFTGTSEIGQGSDTIQVQIVAEELGITIDRVRIISADSDLTPMDLGSYSSRVTFMAGNACLEAARAMKEKVNKAASELLQIPAENLMNRENFVFDREDPSKRVSFEEAVVHALGTQGGTLVTKGSYTPPKAAQGGKFHGAGVGPGVAYSYAAQVAEVTVDPETGLVTVDRVVAAHDCGRALNPLTVEGQIEGSVSMGLGQAIQEQMIFDQGLVMNPGLLEYRTPGILDSPVIESIIVESDESEGPYGAKEAGEGSLAAVIPAVGNAIFDAIGVRITELPFSPEKILKALKEKK
- a CDS encoding FAD binding domain-containing protein, encoding MSLPVFEVYLPSSLQDAVTFLSENVRDTKVIAGGTDLVPSLKQKLFEPQYLLDIKPIQELHGIHETPDGGVRIGALTTITEMVENPLLQHHFSVLQQAAATVAGPSLRNVGTLGGNICLDTRCYWYNQSYFWRQSCGFCIKKDGSLCHVAPGSKTCWAVYSGDTAAALLTLDARLKLISARGERLVTLPDFFVNDGLVRNRMEPDEILSEVHIPAKVRDYQGAYEKYRIRGSVDYPLAGVAIAMKGDNGSEEDLRVALTAVNPLPLLLKDPVSLLRDREELQKLAQRTAKPLKTSASTMEYRRHIIGIMLKRALEKLN